CCCTGGAGGAGGAACGCCTCACCCCTGGCGACGGCCGCCATCCGGGCGCGCAGCTGGTCGCACTCGCCCGCGAAGACGAGCGGCGGATACGACTCGAGGTCCGCGATCACTGCGCGCAGAGCCTCGGCGTCGGGGTACTCGGGCTGCTGCGCCGCGGGCAGGTCTCGCCAGGTGTTGCCAGCGCTCGGGCTGGTCTTAGCGTTCACGGTCACGCCGTAAACATTACGGGGTCGTGTCGTAAGCCCCCTCTTCTGGCTCGAGGGGTGAGACGCGATGACTGTCCCGTGGACGCCGCGGGCGGCGGACGCGTGCGGTAGGGTCACTGTCATGTTCGCGCTTTCGACCCAGAACCGCACCCAGAACTGGTGGTGGACCGCTTCTCCGGCGGCCCGCTGATCGCGCGTACCAAGACTTCGCGAAGGCCGCCCGAGGGGCGGCCTTCGGTGTGTCCGGGGCCGTTCCTCACCGATATCGATCGCGTCGACCGACGTCGACATACACCGACCGACATCGCCGGAAGAGGAACCGAGGACCATGGACCTGTCACAGCTCCTGCACGACGACCGCCCCTTCGCCCTGCTCCGCCGCCGCACCCCGGGTCGCGACGAGCACCCGGTGGAGCTGCTGATCGGCCCGGTGACCGCCCGCGACCGGCTCGCCGACCTGCCCGAGGAGGGCCTCGCGCTGGTCCCCTTCCGGCAGATCCGCGAGCGCGGCTTCGACGTCCGCGACGACGGCACCCCGCTGCTGGTGCTGACGCCCGAGGAGTCGTACGAGATCCCGCTCGACGTGGCCCTGTCCCGGCTCCCGGCGCACGAGGTGCGGGTCGAGGGCGGTGGCTTCGACATCGACGACGTGGCGTACGGCGAGATCGTCGGGCGGGTGCTGACGGAGGAGATCGGCCGGGGCGAGGGCGCGAACTTCGTGATCCGCCGGACGTACGAGGGCGAGATCCCCGGGTTCGGCCGGGCCGACGCGCTCGCGCTGTTCCGGCGGCTGCTGGAGGGCGAGCGCGGCGCGTACTGGACGTTCGTCGTGCACACCGGCGACCGGACACTGGTCGGGGCCAGCCCCGAGGTGCATGTGCGGATGTCCGGCGGGACGGTCGTGATGAACCCGATCAGCGGGACCTACCGGTATCCCGCCGAGGGCCCGACCCCGGAGCATCTCCTCTCCTTCCTCGCCGACGGCAAGGAGATCGAGGAGCTGTCGATGGTCGTCGACGAGGAACTGAAGATGATGTGCACCGTCGGCGACATGGGCGGGGTGGTCGTCGGGCCGCGGCTGAAGGAGATGGCACACCTCGCGCACACCGAGTACGAGCTGCGCGGGAAGTCCTCCCTGGATGTGCGGGAGGTGCTGAAGGAGACCATGTTCGCGGCGACGGTGACCGGGTCGCCGGTGCAGAACGCGTGCCGGGTCATCGAGCGGTACGAGCCCCTCGGACGCGATGGTGTCGGCCGGGGCTACTACGCGGGGGCGCTCGCGCTGCTCGGGCGGGATTCCGGGGGCGCGCAGACCCTGGACTCCCCCATCCTGATCCGCACGGCCGACATCTCCGCCCGGGGACGGCTGCGTGTCCCGGTCGGCGCGACGCTGGTGCGCGGCTCGGATCCGGCGAGCGAGGTCGCGGAGACGCACGCGAAGGCGGCGGGCGTGCTCGCGGCCCTCGGGGTACGGCCGGGTCGGCCGCGCGCGGAGCGGGAGCGGCCCCGGCTGGCCGACGACCCGCGGGTGCGGGCGGCGCTGGACGGCCGCAGGGCCGCGCTCGCACCCTTCTGGCTGCGCATGCAGGAGCGGCAGGACGCGCTTCGGGGCCATGCCCTGGTCGTCGACGGCGAGGACACCTTCACCGCGATGCTGGCGCATGTGCTGCGCTCGGCCGGTCTGGAGGTGACGGTGCGGCGGTACGACGAGCCGGGGCTGCGGGCGGCCGTGCTCGGGCACGAGGGCCCGGTGGTGCTCGGCCCCGGACCGGGCGACCCGGCGGATCGGGCCGACCCGAAGATGCGGTTCCTGCGGGAGCTGACCGCCACGGTGATCCGGGAGCAGCGGCACGCGGTGCTGGGTGTCTGCCTGGGCCATGAGCTGATCGCGGCCGAGCTGGGTCTGGACATCGTCCGCAAGGAGGTGCCGTACCAGGGGGCGCAGACCACGATCGACCTGTTCGGGCGGGCCGAGACGGTCGGCTTCTACAACAGCTTCGTGGCCCGCTGTGACGACGAGGCGGCCCGGGAGC
The genomic region above belongs to Streptomyces sp. CG1 and contains:
- a CDS encoding anthranilate synthase family protein; this encodes MDLSQLLHDDRPFALLRRRTPGRDEHPVELLIGPVTARDRLADLPEEGLALVPFRQIRERGFDVRDDGTPLLVLTPEESYEIPLDVALSRLPAHEVRVEGGGFDIDDVAYGEIVGRVLTEEIGRGEGANFVIRRTYEGEIPGFGRADALALFRRLLEGERGAYWTFVVHTGDRTLVGASPEVHVRMSGGTVVMNPISGTYRYPAEGPTPEHLLSFLADGKEIEELSMVVDEELKMMCTVGDMGGVVVGPRLKEMAHLAHTEYELRGKSSLDVREVLKETMFAATVTGSPVQNACRVIERYEPLGRDGVGRGYYAGALALLGRDSGGAQTLDSPILIRTADISARGRLRVPVGATLVRGSDPASEVAETHAKAAGVLAALGVRPGRPRAERERPRLADDPRVRAALDGRRAALAPFWLRMQERQDALRGHALVVDGEDTFTAMLAHVLRSAGLEVTVRRYDEPGLRAAVLGHEGPVVLGPGPGDPADRADPKMRFLRELTATVIREQRHAVLGVCLGHELIAAELGLDIVRKEVPYQGAQTTIDLFGRAETVGFYNSFVARCDDEAARELAAHGVEVSRAAGGEVHALRGPGFAGVQFHPESVLSLNGASVVRELVGELRGTGTFSEGRPAV